A genomic window from Lycium barbarum isolate Lr01 chromosome 4, ASM1917538v2, whole genome shotgun sequence includes:
- the LOC132635384 gene encoding CSC1-like protein At1g32090, translated as MATLSDIGVSAFINILGAFAFLLAFALLRIQPINDRVYFPKWYICGKRSAPRHVGNFVGKFVNLNFKTYLTFLNWMPEAMKMSEANIIEHAGLDSAVFLRIYTLGLKIFVPTAIVALLVLIPVNVSDGTLFFLRKDLVVSDIDKLSISNIKPKSWKFFVHIAMEYLFTFWTCFMLYKEYGRVAAMRLKFLASQDKCAEQFTVLVRNVPHESKRSITDSVENFFKKNHPDHYLCHQAVYNANKFAKLVRKRAKLQNWLDYNQLKFERNPEKRPTKKKGFLGLWGEKVDSIDYYKQQLNEFDRRLTMERERILKDSKYIMPAAFVSFNSRCGAAVCAQTQQSKNPTLWLTHWAPEPRDVYWNNLSISFFSLSLRKLLISVAVFALVFFYMIPIAFVQSLANLEGLEKVAPFLRPLIELNIIKSFLQGFLPGLALKVFLFILPAILMFMSKIEGHVALSVLERRTAAKYYYFMLVNVFLGSIVAGTAFQQLHAFLHESATQIPRNIGVSIPMKATFFITYIMVDGWAGIAGEILRLKPLVIFHLKNMFLVKTERDVERAMYPGSVDFPETLPSLQLYFLLGIVYAVVTPILLPFILVFFAFAHLVYRHQVINVYNQRYESCAAFWPHVHGRIIASLVISQLLLMGLLSTKKAAKSTPFLVVLPLLTLTFHKYCKSRFEPAFRKYPVEEAMEKDSQDRTSESDANLKAYLADAYLHPIFRSFEEVELEEVKVDKKPPPKSPSPQLSELSSPSSTHGAKHREEDEPSGTSQTSHNLHHYEVGQPGDLFHYEYEQTGHAYHYDFESQYQHNGYHY; from the exons ATGGCAACTCTTAGTGATATTGGGGTGTCAGCATTTATCAACATTCTTGGTGCTTTTGCATTCTTGTTAGCTTTTGCTTTGCTTAGAATTCAACCAATTAATGACAGGGTTTATTTTCCCAAATGGTACATTTGTGGAAAAAGAAGTGCTCCAAGACATGTTGGTAATTTTGTTGGGAAATTTGTTAATCTTAATTTCAAGACTTATCTTACTTTCCTTAACTGGATGCCAGAAGCTATGAAAATGAGTGAAGCTAATATTATTGAACATGCTGGTCTTGATTCTGCTGTTTTCTTGAGGATATACACTCTTGG CTTAAAGATTTTTGTGCCAACTGCAATTGTGGCACTTCTGGTTCTTATTCCAGTTAACGTGTCAGATGGGACATTGTTTTTCCTCAGAAAAGATTTGGTCGTCAGTGATATCGATAAGCTCTCTATATCCAATATTAAGCCCAAATCCTGGAA GTTCTTTGTCCACATAGCAATGGAATACTTATTCACGTTTTGGACCTGTTTTATGCTGTACAAGGAATATGGTAGAGTAGCTGCAATGAGATTAAAATTTTTGGCTTCACAAGACAAGTGTGCCGAACAGTTCACG GTTCTGGTTAGGAATGTTCCTCATGAATCTAAACGCTCAATAACAGATAGTGTTGAAAATTTCTTTAAAAAGAACCATCCAGACCACTATCTTTGTCACCAG GCTGTCTACAATGCCAACAAGTTTGCCAAACTTGTCAGAAAAAGGGCTAAGCTTCAAAATTGGCTGGATTACAACCAGCTTAAGTTTGAAAGAAATCCAGAAAAGAGGCCAACAAAAAAG AAAGGCTTCCTTGGACTTTGGGGCGAGAAAGTTGATTCCATTGACTACTACAAACAGCAACTTAATGAGTTCGATAGAAGA TTGACAATGGAACGTGAAAGGATTCTCAAGGACTCAAAATATATAATGCCTGCTGCCTTTGTATCGTTTAATTCAAGATGTGGGGCAGCTGTTTGTGCACAGACACAGCAAAGCAAGAACCCCACATTGTGGCTGACTCATTGGGCCCCTGAACCACGAGATGTATATTGGAACAATCTGTCCATATCTTTTTTTTCTCTCAGCCTCCGCAAGCTTTTGATTTCTGTGGCAGTGTTTGCTTTGGTATTCTTTTACATGATTCCTATTGCCTTCGTGCAATCGTTGGCTAATCTGGAAGGTTTAGAAAAGGTTGCACCTTTTCTCAGGCCACTGATTGAATT GAACATTATCAAGTCATTTCTACAGGGTTTTCTTCCTGGTTTAGCTCTTAAAGTCTTCTTGTTTATTCTTCCTGCCATTCTGATGTTTATGTCAAAGATTGAGGGACATGTGGCGTTATCAGTGCTTGAGAGGAGAACAGCAGCAAAATACTATTATTTTATGTTGGTCAATGTATTCCTGGGGAGCATAGTAGCAGGGACAGCTTTCCAGCAACTTCATGCATTCCTTCACGAATCAGCTACTCa GATCCCGAGAAATATAGGGGTATCTATACCGATGAAAGCGACTTTCTTTATCACATATATAATGGTTGATGGTTGGGCTGGTATCGCTGGTGAAATTCTCAGATTGAAACCTCTGGTTATTTTTCATCTTAAGAACATGTTCCTTGTGAAAACGGAAAGGGACGTGGAGAGAGCAATGTACCCTGGGAGCGTAGATTTTCCCGAGACACTTCCGAGCCTTCAACTATACTTTCTTCTGGGAATAGTATATGCTGTGGTTACTCCAATCCTTCTTCCTTTCATACTGGTCTTCTTTGCCTTTGCTCATCTTGTTTATCGCCATCAG GTAATCAATGTGTACAACCAAAGGTATGAAAGTTGTGCTGCTTTTTGGCCCCATGTTCATGGGCGCATAATAGCAAGTTTAGTGATATCTCAACTACTTCTGATGGGCCTATTGAGCACAAAAAAAGCTGCAAAGTCTACTCCTTTCCTCGTGGTGTTACCTCTTTTAACTTTAACGTTCCACAAGTACTGCAAGAGTCGATTTGAACCTGCATTCAGGAAGTATCCGGTTGAG GAAGCGATGGAAAAGGACTCGCAAGACCGAACATCTGAATCTGATGCCAACTTGAAAGCATACTTGGCGGACGCATATCTACATCCTATTTTCCGCTCATTTGAAGAGGTTGAATTGGAGGAAGTTAAAGTCGACAAAAAGCCGCCTCCTAAAAGCCCCAGCCCCCAGCTGAGCGAACTGAGTTCTCCATCTTCAACTCATGGTGCCAAACATCGTGAAGAAGACGAGCCATCTGGGACGTCTCAAACATCTCATAATCTCCATCACTATGAAGTTGGACAACCAGGGGACTTGTTTCACTATGAATATGAACAAACGGGTCACGCATATCACTACGATTTCGAGTCACAATATCAGCATAACGGATATCATTATTGA